One genomic window of Stigmatella ashevillena includes the following:
- a CDS encoding ABC transporter permease, protein MLQFLLLAVRNLASHRRRTLMLGGAMAGVTALLLFLLGLSNGVQSTILQSATTLMSGHVNVAGFYKVTRGQSSAVVTHYPQLLEIIRREVPELLSVSQRGRGIAKAISDTHGMQIALNGLDIEAEPVFRQVIRLAEGNLDDLAHPGSILLFESQAKKLEVKTGDMLTLSGMTVRGITNTQDVRVVAIARDIGLLSSITVFVPNATLRALYQLHDDATGALLLYLRHLDDAPAVQQRLRQVLASAHYELIEEEQQPYWQKLELVTQDDWTGQRLDVTTWKDEIAFVNWTSGMLNLLSFALMFVLIVTIAVGLMNTLWIAIRERTQEVGTLRAIGMQRSRVVLMFALEALVLSVMSAGAGAVLGTILCAILNALQVPVPHAVQLFLMGDRLYLRVDAEAALFSITLISTCTTAIALIPSFLAARLKPVTAMHHAG, encoded by the coding sequence GTGCTCCAATTCCTCCTGCTTGCCGTCCGCAATCTGGCCTCGCACCGGCGCCGGACCCTGATGCTCGGGGGGGCCATGGCCGGGGTGACCGCGCTGCTGCTCTTCCTGCTGGGGCTCTCCAACGGCGTCCAGAGCACGATCCTGCAGTCAGCCACCACGTTGATGTCAGGCCACGTGAACGTCGCCGGCTTCTACAAAGTGACGCGCGGCCAATCGAGCGCGGTGGTGACGCACTACCCCCAGCTCCTCGAGATCATCCGACGCGAGGTGCCAGAACTCCTCAGCGTGTCGCAGCGCGGCCGGGGCATCGCCAAGGCGATCAGTGACACCCACGGCATGCAGATAGCGCTCAACGGTCTGGACATCGAGGCGGAGCCGGTCTTCCGGCAGGTCATCCGCCTGGCCGAGGGCAACCTGGATGATCTGGCGCACCCGGGAAGCATTCTGCTGTTCGAGTCCCAGGCGAAGAAGCTCGAGGTGAAGACCGGCGACATGCTCACCCTGTCGGGGATGACCGTGCGCGGCATCACTAATACCCAAGATGTCCGGGTGGTGGCCATCGCCCGCGACATCGGGCTGCTCAGCTCGATCACCGTCTTCGTTCCGAACGCCACGCTCCGAGCGCTGTACCAGCTCCACGACGATGCGACGGGCGCACTCTTGCTCTACCTCAGGCACCTTGACGACGCCCCTGCCGTTCAGCAGCGGCTGCGCCAGGTGCTCGCCTCCGCCCACTATGAACTCATCGAAGAGGAGCAGCAGCCCTACTGGCAGAAGCTCGAGCTTGTCACCCAAGATGACTGGACAGGCCAGCGGCTGGATGTCACGACCTGGAAGGACGAGATCGCCTTCGTCAACTGGACGAGCGGCATGCTCAACCTGCTGAGCTTCGCGCTGATGTTCGTGCTGATCGTGACCATCGCGGTCGGACTCATGAACACCCTCTGGATCGCCATCCGTGAACGCACGCAGGAGGTGGGTACCCTGCGAGCGATCGGAATGCAGCGGTCCCGGGTCGTCTTGATGTTCGCCCTGGAGGCACTGGTGCTCAGCGTCATGAGCGCGGGAGCGGGCGCGGTGCTCGGCACGATCCTCTGCGCAATCCTGAATGCGCTTCAGGTCCCTGTCCCCCACGCGGTTCAGCTGTTCCTGATGGGAGACCGGCTGTACCTCCGGGTCGACGCCGAGGCGGCCCTGTTCTCCATCACGCTGATCAGCACCTGCACGACGGCCATCGCCCTCATTCCTTCCTTCCTGGCGGCGCGCCTCAAGCCGGTCACCGCCATGCACCACGCCGGGTAA
- a CDS encoding MBL fold metallo-hydrolase, translating to MSATYRLSEHTCVEPLVNHWMAWWLTLAPIPACLNAYNFQLPLLKAYLQNPAFHEKSEREINGGSFVGVPASRAEEVRALLQRTQTAQEAGLKLAEAFEEFQAFLLTEAKGQSLEPLYQKLPEPLRGLVELVYDYNNRASVQVLEPLSYKSRYYQPQLQTLQLGALESDFDRRTFFTTPRLTHEGQIEWRVPFADARIDRLFELERTPQPLGHIQELLGDAVQSEEVLRSLLTEAPAPAEPEPWTGPGARVRYVGHACVLVEWKGTSILIDPVIGVRPRAGGEARLSYENLPARIDYALVTHAHADHYNPETLLRLRRRIDCLVVPRARGLLVGDVSLKLMSTMMGYKRVVDMEMFDSLPLPDGEIVAIPFLGEHGDLSHAKSAYLIRMGKEQILFAADSANLDDALYRNIRQAVGEVQTVFMNTENEGSPLTFTIDALFPKRRDRRAEKNRRCRGSNASEGVRLLELLGAKRLYNYAMGLEPWLSHIVGSESPPDSPRMKESNTLLAEASTRGLEVAQRLRGTSELRISTESQP from the coding sequence ATGTCCGCAACCTACCGCCTGTCTGAGCACACCTGCGTCGAGCCCCTGGTCAACCACTGGATGGCGTGGTGGCTCACCCTCGCGCCGATCCCGGCCTGCCTCAACGCGTACAACTTTCAGCTTCCGCTGCTGAAGGCGTACCTTCAGAACCCAGCCTTCCACGAGAAATCCGAGCGGGAGATCAACGGCGGTTCATTTGTGGGAGTGCCTGCCTCCCGCGCCGAAGAGGTACGCGCGCTGTTGCAGCGGACGCAGACCGCACAGGAGGCGGGGCTCAAGCTGGCCGAGGCGTTCGAGGAGTTCCAGGCCTTCCTCTTGACCGAGGCCAAAGGGCAGTCGCTGGAGCCGCTGTACCAGAAGCTCCCCGAGCCTCTGCGCGGTCTGGTGGAGCTGGTCTACGACTACAACAACCGGGCCTCCGTGCAGGTGCTGGAGCCGCTCTCGTACAAGAGCCGTTATTACCAACCGCAGCTCCAGACATTGCAGCTCGGTGCGCTGGAGTCCGACTTCGATCGCCGCACCTTCTTCACCACCCCACGGCTCACCCATGAAGGGCAAATCGAGTGGCGGGTGCCATTCGCGGATGCGCGCATCGACCGCCTGTTCGAGCTGGAGCGCACGCCCCAGCCACTCGGCCACATCCAGGAGTTGCTCGGAGACGCCGTCCAAAGCGAGGAGGTCCTGCGCTCGCTGCTGACCGAGGCGCCTGCACCGGCCGAGCCGGAGCCATGGACGGGACCGGGTGCGCGCGTGAGGTACGTGGGGCACGCGTGCGTGCTGGTCGAGTGGAAGGGAACCTCCATCCTGATCGACCCGGTGATCGGCGTCCGGCCACGCGCTGGAGGCGAGGCGCGGCTGAGCTACGAGAACCTCCCTGCCCGGATCGACTACGCGCTCGTGACGCACGCCCACGCCGACCATTACAACCCCGAGACGCTCCTTCGCCTGCGGCGGCGAATCGACTGCCTCGTGGTCCCGCGCGCCAGGGGCCTGCTCGTGGGGGACGTCTCGCTCAAGTTGATGTCCACGATGATGGGCTACAAACGGGTCGTCGACATGGAGATGTTCGACTCGCTGCCGCTCCCCGATGGAGAGATCGTCGCCATCCCCTTCTTGGGAGAGCATGGCGACTTGTCGCACGCGAAGAGCGCTTACCTGATTCGCATGGGCAAGGAGCAGATCCTCTTCGCCGCCGACTCGGCCAACCTGGATGACGCGCTCTATCGCAACATCCGTCAGGCCGTCGGTGAGGTGCAGACGGTCTTCATGAACACCGAGAACGAGGGCTCTCCGCTCACGTTCACCATCGATGCCCTGTTCCCCAAGCGCCGCGACCGCCGCGCGGAGAAGAACCGCCGGTGCCGAGGGAGCAATGCCAGTGAAGGCGTGCGGCTGCTGGAACTCCTCGGCGCCAAGCGGCTCTACAACTACGCCATGGGCCTCGAGCCCTGGCTGTCGCACATCGTCGGCTCGGAGTCGCCCCCAGATTCTCCGCGCATGAAGGAGTCCAACACCCTGCTGGCCGAGGCAAGCACGCGAGGGCTGGAGGTGGCGCAGCGGCTCCGGGGAACGTCCGAGCTGCGGATCTCCACGGAGAGCCAGCCATGA
- a CDS encoding 3-hydroxyacyl-CoA dehydrogenase — protein MKVQGAVAVVTGGASGLGKAVAARLVAAGAKVALLDRPQSPGPLVAKELGEPTQFLPADVTNASAVASSFQSVQQSLGPVSILVNCAGLGVSVPTLGPLGPAKLDDFARPIQVNLVGTFNCIRLAASQMAKNEPNADGERGVIVNTSSVAAYDGQARQAAYAASKAGIIGMTLPIARDLAEHGIRVMTIAPGLFDTPMMSGFPKEVREELEAQVPFPKRMGRPDEFASLVLHIVENAMLNGETIRLDGAIRFAPR, from the coding sequence ATGAAGGTGCAGGGAGCGGTGGCGGTCGTGACCGGAGGCGCCTCGGGGCTTGGCAAGGCCGTGGCGGCGCGACTGGTGGCTGCCGGAGCCAAAGTGGCACTGCTGGATCGCCCGCAGTCGCCTGGACCGTTGGTGGCGAAGGAACTCGGCGAACCCACCCAGTTCCTGCCAGCGGACGTCACCAACGCCTCGGCGGTCGCGTCCTCATTCCAGTCCGTTCAACAGTCCCTCGGACCCGTGTCGATCCTCGTCAACTGCGCGGGGCTCGGCGTCTCGGTGCCGACGCTGGGGCCCCTGGGGCCCGCCAAGCTGGACGATTTCGCCCGGCCCATCCAGGTGAACCTGGTGGGCACCTTCAATTGCATCCGGCTCGCGGCCTCTCAGATGGCGAAGAACGAGCCGAACGCGGACGGCGAACGCGGGGTGATCGTCAACACCTCCTCGGTCGCGGCCTACGACGGCCAGGCCCGCCAGGCGGCCTACGCGGCATCGAAGGCGGGCATCATCGGGATGACGCTGCCCATCGCGAGGGATCTCGCCGAGCACGGAATCCGAGTGATGACCATCGCGCCGGGGCTCTTCGACACGCCCATGATGAGCGGCTTCCCCAAGGAAGTGCGGGAGGAGCTCGAAGCGCAGGTCCCCTTCCCCAAACGGATGGGCCGTCCCGATGAGTTCGCGTCGCTGGTCCTCCACATCGTGGAGAACGCGATGCTCAACGGCGAGACCATCCGGTTGGATGGCGCCATCCGCTTCGCGCCACGCTGA
- a CDS encoding ABC transporter permease produces the protein MGPLRILVQIAIRNLFTSTINLVIGGIILIGTALVVVGGAMLDSIDGAMTRSLIGSGTGDLQVYSSHAKEDLDLSADQRLPVIDDFPRIKQELLARPEVLSVVPTNVSNGLIVTGNAMDDAFERLRNAVRTQAPAEQMLSLKRLTQQRVRVLQEDLRNAQESATNSAEEGELAALDRAASDAFWEEFDRAPLDALEFLENRIAKLVIDAETIKIRYIGTDLDSFQTAFDRMHLREGTQVPPGKRGLLMGQYFYEDKFKLKTARRLDLIHEALTVKGRRIAEDPELRRYVARNQKQVREILFQLDDLKTQELVSRLQRRLGVGEQEPGKLLALLLNTNDDNFLERYQIFYSEVAPLLALYRIQLGDMVTVQNVSPRGYVQSVNVKFYGTIEFKGLEKSPLAGTVNLMDLLSFQKLHGSQSQEETREIERIKSQSGLKDVDRSRAEDELFGSNSSIVGAAEPVHIDDERVFGEGHKPGEDKSLEETYTQEELERSVVLSAAVLLKPGHTLTSVAPALEELARNKGLPIRLSTWKQASGLIGQFTLVVKAALYFGVFMIFVVALIVINNAMMMAALQRVHEIGTMRAIGAQRGFVRWMIILETLLLGITFGSIGALASVLLMGYLGSTGLPAVTDEMYFFFSGPRLFPSISAANLIAGYVMVLGVSVLSTLYPAILATRVSPVQAMQAAE, from the coding sequence ATGGGCCCCCTGAGGATCCTGGTCCAGATCGCAATTCGAAACCTGTTCACGAGCACGATCAACCTCGTCATCGGCGGGATCATTCTCATCGGTACGGCCCTCGTCGTCGTGGGCGGGGCGATGCTGGACAGCATCGATGGGGCCATGACCCGCAGTCTCATCGGCAGCGGAACCGGAGACCTTCAGGTCTACTCCAGCCACGCGAAGGAGGACTTGGACCTGAGCGCGGATCAACGCCTGCCTGTGATCGACGACTTCCCTCGTATCAAGCAGGAGTTGCTGGCGAGACCCGAGGTCCTGAGCGTTGTGCCCACCAATGTGAGCAACGGGCTGATCGTCACTGGCAATGCCATGGACGACGCGTTCGAACGATTGCGAAACGCTGTCCGCACCCAAGCGCCCGCGGAACAGATGCTCAGCCTCAAGCGCCTGACGCAGCAGAGGGTCCGCGTCCTCCAAGAGGATCTCCGAAACGCGCAAGAATCGGCCACGAACTCCGCTGAAGAAGGAGAACTCGCCGCGCTGGATCGCGCGGCCTCGGACGCGTTCTGGGAGGAGTTCGACCGCGCCCCCCTGGACGCGCTGGAATTCTTGGAGAACCGGATCGCCAAGCTGGTGATCGACGCCGAGACCATCAAGATCCGCTACATCGGAACGGACCTGGACTCCTTCCAGACGGCCTTTGATCGCATGCACCTGAGGGAGGGCACCCAGGTGCCACCCGGCAAGCGCGGGCTGTTGATGGGCCAGTACTTCTACGAGGACAAGTTCAAGCTCAAGACCGCGCGGCGGCTCGATCTCATCCACGAGGCCCTCACGGTGAAGGGGCGGCGCATCGCGGAGGATCCAGAGTTGCGGCGCTACGTTGCCAGGAACCAGAAACAGGTGCGGGAGATCCTGTTCCAGCTGGACGACCTGAAGACGCAGGAACTGGTGTCACGGCTGCAGCGGCGGCTTGGCGTGGGCGAGCAAGAGCCCGGCAAGCTGCTGGCCCTGCTACTGAACACCAACGACGACAATTTCCTGGAGCGTTACCAGATCTTCTACTCCGAGGTGGCACCCCTCCTGGCGCTCTACCGCATCCAGCTGGGCGACATGGTCACGGTCCAGAATGTGTCCCCCCGGGGGTACGTCCAATCGGTCAACGTCAAGTTCTATGGGACGATCGAATTCAAGGGGCTGGAGAAGTCGCCGCTCGCGGGCACGGTGAACCTGATGGACCTGCTCTCCTTCCAGAAGCTCCATGGCAGCCAGAGCCAGGAGGAGACACGCGAGATTGAACGCATCAAAAGCCAGAGTGGATTGAAGGACGTGGACAGATCAAGAGCCGAAGACGAACTCTTCGGCTCGAACAGCTCCATCGTCGGCGCGGCCGAGCCGGTTCACATCGACGACGAGAGGGTGTTCGGAGAAGGCCACAAGCCGGGGGAGGACAAGTCCCTGGAGGAGACGTACACCCAGGAGGAGTTGGAGCGATCCGTGGTTCTCAGCGCGGCGGTGCTGCTCAAGCCAGGACACACGCTGACCTCGGTGGCGCCTGCGCTGGAGGAGCTCGCCCGGAACAAGGGGCTGCCCATCCGGCTCTCCACCTGGAAGCAAGCCTCGGGTCTCATTGGACAATTCACGCTGGTGGTCAAGGCCGCGCTCTACTTCGGGGTGTTCATGATCTTCGTGGTGGCGCTCATCGTCATCAACAACGCCATGATGATGGCAGCGCTCCAACGGGTCCACGAGATCGGCACGATGCGCGCGATCGGAGCACAGCGCGGCTTCGTCCGCTGGATGATCATCCTGGAGACCCTCCTGCTCGGCATCACCTTCGGCTCCATCGGAGCGCTGGCCAGTGTGCTGCTCATGGGGTACCTGGGGAGCACGGGACTGCCCGCCGTCACCGATGAGATGTACTTCTTCTTCTCGGGACCCCGGCTGTTCCCATCGATCTCGGCGGCCAACCTGATTGCCGGGTACGTGATGGTGCTCGGGGTGAGCGTGCTCTCCACGCTCTATCCGGCGATTCTGGCGACGCGGGTCTCCCCCGTGCAGGCAATGCAGGCAGCTGAGTAG
- a CDS encoding integration host factor subunit alpha, with protein MTKADIIEGVYEKVGFSKKESAEIVELVFDTLKETLERGDKIKISGFGNFQVRQKKARVGRNPQTGKEIEISARRVLTFRPSQVLKSALNGEAPPENHAEIDARDEENDENEDFDSEDMDSEDMEAEGAEGGKY; from the coding sequence ATGACGAAGGCGGACATCATCGAGGGCGTCTACGAGAAGGTCGGCTTCTCCAAGAAGGAGTCGGCGGAGATCGTCGAGCTCGTCTTCGACACCCTGAAGGAAACGCTAGAGCGCGGGGACAAGATCAAGATCTCCGGGTTTGGCAACTTCCAGGTGCGGCAAAAGAAGGCCCGCGTGGGCCGCAATCCGCAGACGGGCAAGGAGATCGAGATCTCGGCCCGCCGGGTGCTGACCTTCCGGCCGAGTCAGGTGCTCAAGAGCGCCCTCAATGGCGAGGCCCCCCCGGAGAACCACGCGGAGATCGACGCCCGGGACGAGGAGAACGACGAGAACGAGGATTTTGACTCCGAGGACATGGATTCCGAGGACATGGAGGCCGAGGGAGCCGAGGGCGGGAAGTACTGA
- the pheT gene encoding phenylalanine--tRNA ligase subunit beta yields the protein MKISVKWLGDYVALPAVEELARKLTAAGLEIEGLERPGEALQGVVVGQIRESVQHPNADKLSVTQIDAGGPQLLQVVCGAKNFKVGDKVPLATVGTKLPNGVEIKQAALRGVDSHGMLCSAKELGLSEESSGLLILPEGLKPGLPIASALGLDDVVLEVNVTPNRPDALSHLGVAREVGVVTGVAFRPPEPKLSEAGGATADKVKVRIEDPVRCPRYAARVVENVTIQPSPQWMQDRLKACGVRAINNVVDVTNYVNLEYGQPLHAFDLDKMAGQEIVIRAARPGEKIRTLDGKERTLDADDLAICDRDHAQAIAGVMGGADSEVTGGTKRIVLESANFLASSVRRSSKRHGLHTEASHRFERGADLDAVGPAIDRAAQLIAELSGGTVASGRVDVYPGQKPARRVTLRFARVEKVLGTSVPEGECRRILGALGFQGVEEGAAQATFEVPRARVDVEREEDLLEEIARVFGYDNIRARLPRGVAELAPEPPQSEAERRLRQVLSGAGLNEVVNYSFVAPRNLEVLGGKDAPVALINPLSVEQSVMRTSLLPGLLENLSRSVRHQVERVAIHETGRAYFRDPEGGQGQRPATREVPRVAGLVWGLRSGRTWTQKDARMDFYDAKGAVEAVLHGLRVAGARFVPAEAPAWHPRACAQVLLADGTVLGHVGELHPRVTKALELPQGVFTFELDTVPLYAAAQLEPAYHALPRFPAVLRDLAVVVPVELRNDEVRRVILEVGGTLVEDALIFDVYTGKPIPEGKKNLAYAIRYRSQERTLTDGEVGEAHQRIISEVNQRLGGALRA from the coding sequence GTGAAGATTTCGGTGAAGTGGCTCGGCGATTACGTGGCGCTGCCAGCGGTGGAAGAGCTGGCGCGCAAGCTGACCGCGGCGGGGCTGGAGATCGAAGGGCTGGAGCGGCCGGGTGAGGCCCTTCAGGGCGTGGTGGTAGGCCAGATTCGCGAGTCCGTGCAGCACCCCAACGCGGACAAGCTGTCGGTGACCCAGATAGACGCGGGGGGGCCGCAGTTGCTGCAGGTGGTGTGCGGCGCGAAGAACTTCAAGGTGGGGGACAAGGTGCCCCTGGCCACCGTCGGCACGAAGCTCCCCAATGGTGTGGAGATCAAACAGGCCGCGCTGCGGGGCGTGGACAGCCACGGGATGCTCTGCTCGGCGAAGGAGCTGGGGCTCTCCGAGGAGTCTTCCGGGTTGCTCATTCTGCCTGAGGGGTTGAAGCCCGGGTTGCCCATCGCCTCGGCGCTGGGGCTGGACGATGTGGTGCTGGAGGTGAACGTCACCCCGAACCGGCCGGACGCCCTGTCGCACCTCGGGGTGGCCCGGGAGGTGGGGGTGGTGACGGGTGTGGCGTTCCGGCCGCCGGAGCCGAAGCTCTCCGAGGCGGGAGGCGCTACAGCGGACAAGGTGAAGGTGCGCATCGAGGATCCCGTGCGCTGCCCTCGCTATGCCGCACGGGTGGTTGAGAACGTCACCATCCAGCCCTCGCCTCAGTGGATGCAGGACCGGCTGAAGGCTTGTGGCGTGCGTGCCATCAACAACGTGGTGGACGTGACCAACTACGTCAACCTCGAGTACGGCCAGCCGTTGCATGCGTTTGATCTCGACAAGATGGCGGGGCAGGAGATCGTCATCCGCGCGGCTCGCCCAGGCGAGAAGATCCGCACGCTCGATGGCAAGGAGCGCACGCTCGATGCGGACGATCTGGCCATCTGTGACCGAGATCATGCCCAAGCCATCGCCGGGGTGATGGGGGGCGCGGACAGCGAGGTGACCGGCGGCACGAAGCGCATCGTGCTGGAGTCCGCGAACTTCTTGGCGTCCAGTGTCCGCCGCTCGTCCAAGCGGCATGGGCTGCACACCGAGGCGTCGCATCGCTTCGAGCGTGGGGCGGACCTCGATGCCGTGGGCCCAGCCATTGACCGGGCCGCGCAGCTCATCGCAGAGCTGTCCGGGGGAACCGTGGCCTCCGGCCGCGTGGATGTGTACCCCGGCCAGAAGCCCGCCCGGCGCGTGACGCTGCGCTTCGCCCGGGTGGAGAAGGTGTTGGGCACCTCCGTTCCGGAAGGGGAGTGCCGCCGGATCCTCGGCGCGCTTGGATTCCAGGGGGTGGAGGAGGGGGCGGCGCAGGCCACCTTCGAGGTGCCCCGGGCCCGGGTGGACGTGGAGCGTGAGGAGGATCTTCTCGAGGAGATCGCCCGGGTGTTTGGCTACGACAACATCCGGGCGCGGCTGCCCCGAGGCGTGGCGGAGCTTGCCCCTGAGCCGCCCCAGTCCGAAGCCGAGCGGCGTCTGCGTCAGGTGCTCTCCGGTGCGGGGTTGAACGAGGTGGTGAACTACTCGTTCGTGGCCCCAAGGAACCTGGAGGTGCTGGGAGGCAAGGACGCGCCTGTGGCGCTCATCAATCCGCTCAGCGTGGAGCAGTCCGTGATGCGCACCAGCCTGTTGCCCGGGTTGCTGGAGAACCTCTCCCGCAGCGTGCGGCACCAGGTGGAGCGCGTGGCCATCCATGAGACGGGACGTGCCTATTTCCGCGATCCGGAAGGTGGGCAGGGCCAGCGCCCCGCCACCCGCGAGGTGCCTCGCGTGGCCGGGCTGGTCTGGGGTCTGCGCTCCGGGCGCACCTGGACGCAGAAGGATGCCCGGATGGATTTCTATGACGCCAAGGGCGCCGTGGAGGCGGTACTCCACGGCCTGCGCGTGGCGGGTGCTCGCTTTGTCCCCGCGGAGGCCCCTGCCTGGCATCCACGGGCCTGCGCTCAGGTGCTTCTGGCGGACGGCACGGTGCTGGGGCATGTGGGAGAGCTCCACCCGCGCGTGACGAAGGCCCTGGAGCTGCCCCAGGGGGTGTTCACTTTCGAGCTGGACACGGTGCCGCTGTATGCCGCGGCCCAGCTCGAGCCTGCCTACCATGCACTGCCGCGCTTCCCAGCGGTGCTGCGGGATCTGGCCGTGGTGGTGCCCGTGGAGCTGCGCAATGACGAGGTCCGCCGCGTCATCCTCGAGGTGGGCGGCACCCTGGTGGAGGATGCCCTCATCTTCGACGTGTACACGGGCAAGCCCATCCCCGAGGGGAAGAAGAACCTGGCCTATGCCATCCGCTACCGCTCTCAGGAGCGCACGCTCACCGATGGAGAGGTGGGGGAGGCGCATCAGCGCATCATCTCCGAGGTGAATCAGCGCCTGGGAGGCGCCCTGCGCGCCTGA
- the pheS gene encoding phenylalanine--tRNA ligase subunit alpha has protein sequence MRDRLETLADAARRDITVASEVSTVEALRIRYLGKKGELSGVLGGMGKLAPEERKALGEVANQVKAEIEKLLAEALRRAEEAALEAELKGPRLDVTLPGRAVTPGSRHPVSRTMEEIVRTFARLGFEVAVGPEIELDYFNFEALNLPKDHPARDMQDTFYVDEASLGHTQKAASPVLLRTHTSPVQVRHMLARKPPVRVVVPGRVYRRDSDITHTPMFHQVEGLLVDKDVSFAELKGTLDAFVKAFFGSDTRTRFRPSFFPFTEPSAEVDISCTSCGGKGCRICKMTGWLEVLGSGMVHPNVFTSSGYDPGEVTGYAFGMGVERIAMLRYRIDDLRMMFENDARFLEQF, from the coding sequence ATGCGAGACCGCTTGGAGACCCTCGCGGATGCGGCGCGGCGGGACATCACCGTTGCATCCGAAGTGTCCACCGTCGAGGCGTTGAGGATCCGCTACCTGGGCAAGAAGGGAGAGCTGTCGGGCGTGCTCGGCGGCATGGGCAAGCTGGCCCCCGAGGAGCGCAAGGCGCTGGGCGAGGTGGCCAACCAGGTCAAGGCGGAGATCGAAAAGCTCCTGGCGGAGGCCCTGCGACGTGCCGAGGAGGCGGCCCTGGAGGCCGAGCTGAAGGGGCCTCGGCTGGATGTGACGTTGCCCGGCCGCGCGGTGACTCCCGGCAGTCGGCATCCCGTGTCGCGGACCATGGAGGAGATTGTCCGCACGTTCGCCCGGTTGGGTTTCGAGGTGGCCGTGGGCCCCGAGATCGAACTGGACTACTTCAACTTCGAGGCGCTCAACCTTCCGAAGGATCACCCTGCCCGGGACATGCAGGACACCTTCTACGTGGACGAGGCTTCGCTCGGACACACCCAGAAGGCCGCCAGCCCGGTGTTGCTGCGCACCCACACCTCGCCGGTTCAGGTGCGCCACATGCTGGCCCGCAAGCCGCCCGTCCGGGTGGTGGTGCCCGGCCGGGTCTACCGCCGGGACTCGGACATCACCCACACGCCCATGTTCCACCAGGTGGAGGGGCTGCTCGTGGACAAGGATGTGAGCTTCGCGGAGCTGAAGGGCACGTTGGATGCCTTCGTGAAGGCGTTCTTCGGCTCGGACACGCGCACGCGCTTCCGTCCGTCCTTCTTCCCCTTCACCGAGCCCTCGGCGGAGGTGGACATCTCCTGCACCTCGTGCGGCGGGAAGGGGTGCCGGATCTGCAAGATGACCGGTTGGTTGGAGGTGCTGGGCAGCGGCATGGTGCATCCCAACGTCTTCACCTCCAGCGGGTACGATCCGGGCGAGGTGACGGGCTATGCCTTCGGCATGGGGGTCGAGCGCATCGCCATGCTGCGCTACCGCATCGACGACCTGCGCATGATGTTCGAGAACGACGCACGCTTCCTCGAGCAGTTCTGA
- the rplT gene encoding 50S ribosomal protein L20 produces MRVKKGFKARRRRNRILKLAKGYRGRRKNCYKRANQAVERALDYATRDRAVRKRNFRSLWIVRINAAARGVGLSYSKLIAGLAKAKISLDRKVLADLAVADPSGFTAVANIAKAA; encoded by the coding sequence ATGCGCGTCAAGAAGGGCTTCAAGGCCCGTCGCCGTCGTAATCGGATTTTGAAGCTGGCCAAGGGTTACCGTGGCCGCCGGAAGAACTGCTACAAGCGCGCCAATCAGGCTGTGGAGCGGGCGCTCGACTACGCCACCCGCGACCGCGCGGTGCGCAAGCGCAACTTCCGTTCGCTGTGGATCGTCCGCATCAACGCGGCCGCCCGCGGCGTGGGGCTGTCCTACTCGAAGCTGATCGCCGGCCTGGCCAAGGCGAAGATCTCGCTGGACCGCAAGGTGCTGGCGGACCTGGCCGTCGCGGATCCTTCGGGCTTTACCGCCGTCGCCAACATCGCGAAGGCGGCCTGA
- the rpmI gene encoding 50S ribosomal protein L35, which translates to MPKLKTRSSAKKRLQVKKSGKVKHGKAYGKHLFTHAKTPAQKRRNRGTGHLRDMDAKKVIKEMFPYGAN; encoded by the coding sequence ATGCCCAAGTTGAAGACTCGGAGCAGTGCAAAGAAGCGGTTGCAGGTGAAGAAGAGCGGCAAGGTGAAGCACGGCAAGGCCTACGGCAAGCACCTCTTCACCCACGCGAAGACCCCTGCCCAGAAGCGGCGCAACCGCGGAACGGGTCACCTTCGCGACATGGATGCCAAGAAGGTCATCAAGGAAATGTTCCCCTACGGGGCGAACTAG